The window TCTCTTTATTTGATTCATCCTGAAAAAGCGTTTACAAAATACCGCAAAACGTGTTGACGTTTAACAAAACCATCAAGAGACTCTGACTCTTGTCAAAAAACCCATGTTATagatcttttttaaaaacaatttgttttgtgaTGTGCTTTTCTTTCATTGCTTCTGTTATAGGCAGTGGTCTTATTTTATCTTGTTCTTAAAAATgatggaataataaaatatttattggttttactatatgccttaaaagtcacGGTTTTCTGCACACCAGTCTTGTataatttgggatgtggcattgttaGTTTTATATGTAGTGCTTTCACTGATCAGTGAATCTTTGTTAAACAGCACAACAAAGGGGACTGAATTGTATGAATTCTAACATGGACTTTGTTCTTTCATGGTATTGATACGCATTAATGTATGTTATATGATTGTGAATATAACCTACTCAGAATACAAATAATCTTATTTGCCTGCAAACCCTGgctctcttttttgtttttgtttttctgaatacTTTTCACATGGGGTAGGCCACAATTAAACATTACTACAATCATCTAAGGATAGGGTACCTCCAACCCATTCTCCTCTACTTATTACTGTTTAACTATATGCCCATAGGTTTTTGGACTGAGTTCAAGTGTATCCAAGCTGCAGCATCATACCAGGACATTTGATGCAATGTATTTCCAACCTGGTGGTAAAAGGTTGGTAAAAGCCCTTCTCTGTTCCAGCATACCCATttcccctgtgcacaaagccagctctataaacACATGTTTGGATGACTTTGGAGTGGAAGAGATCAAGTGGTCTGCACAGAATCCTGACCTCCTCCTTAATGAACATTGGAATGAACTGGAACGCCAACTGTTAGACAGGTCTTCTTTTTTAACATCACTTCCTGACCTTTCGAATGCTCTAGCTGAATGGACACAAAGTTCCACAGGTACAGTCCAAAATCTCATGGAAAGTCTTTCCAAAAAATGGGAGAAAGAAAGGAACAGCAATATATGTTTTCAACGGGGTCCAAGGACGCCAGATGACTGTCAATGGAAAAGATCATTTGGGATAGTTTCCAATAACAGTAAAACAAGTGAGCACTGTGCACACAGCACCGTCCAGTTCTATGTAGAGTGGTAGGGCAAGCAAGTAACCCACACTGTGTCCTTCTCTATAAGAAAATACAGCAGTCTTTCTGGTCATTCATTGATGCaccaggacagattgatgaatggtgtcgggggactgctgtacaaatGTTAGATTTTCGCCTGAGACAATCATAAATTTTCCCCTTGGGTGGCAATCACCTTGTGTGGCAGAAATAAGCGTTACAAAGTAGAGGAGCTTTCCTAAGATGCATTGGGggacacaataaataaaaacatatctatataGCACAGATGTGTAAGACTTGGTGGCAGAAGGAGCTGCATTTACTGCTCCAGTAAGGAGACCCTACCACTTCCAAAAATGCCCCAAGAGccaaaataaaatatccattgGGTGAAGAAAGCTGTTTAATGGTAATCTGTAACAATTACCTCCATTCTTTTCAAATAACTTCTTCTCTGTATCCGGTCAGGTTTGCTGTCTGGGAAGCGAACAAAGTCAATTTCATAGCAGCTGCTGGATGTGGGGAGGTCACTTCTCTTGAACTGGAGAGAatgccagatataaaatatatgaaaacacaaTTGGCTGTGCAGTATAAATAGTGCATGGAAGGCAAAACAATTATACCTGGGAAACATGTCACAAATGTAGGATTCAGGGAAAATAGATCAGCAGAGGTTACCTTCAGGTAAAATGATTAGTAGATTCAGAGTTAAGGGGGGTATGGAAGTTGTGTTAAAGGGGACTttgtgccaaaatatttttttcatagccCCAATTCAAACCACAatgcaaaatggtaaaaatgggGCTAATTTATATACTTACATTATAATGGCACCTTGGTAAGGGTGATATCACCATCTTGGCCTCTGTATTGCAGGGACAGAATACAGGGAATATTCATATTTTGGCAGTATGAATCTTCTGTATTGCAGGGATGGAATACagagaatattcattttttggcTGTATGAATCTTCTATATTGTCGAGACAGAGTacagagatttttattttaggcagtATGAATGCTCCATATTGCAGGGACAGAATACAGGGAATATTCACATTTTGGGAGTATGAATCCTTCATATTGCAGGGATAGAATacagggaatatatatatttcgGCAGTATGAATCCTCTGTATTGCAGGGACATAATAcagggaatatttttatttttggcagtaTGAATCGTCCATATTGCAGTGACAGAATACTGGgaatattcatatttttgcattatgAATCCTCTATATTGTCGAGACAGAATAcagggaacatttttatttttggcagtaTGATTGCTCTGTATTGCAGGGACAGAATACaggaaatattcacattttgggAGTATGAATCCTTCATATTGCAGGGATAAAATACAGGgattattcatatttttgcaATATGAATCCTCTGCACTGCAGGGATAGAATACAGGgattattcatatttttgcaATATGAATCCTCTGTATTGCAATTACAATTTTTCCTACAGACAGAACTCTTGGAGTGGTGCAGCGGTTACCTGTTTCCTCTCTTCGGCCCAGTTTCCAATCAGCACTTTGTTGGAATATCTCTGTTCTATCCTCCAGCCCGGCAGACACAATTTCTTCATCCTGTCTGTATATGAAGCCATAATTAGGTGACCCGGCTTTTTCCTGTGTTTGCTATGAGTAGTTCTGTAGTCACcggctgatctcactgctcattcTGCAGCCACTGTTTACTGTCGCCATGGCAACCAGCACAATGTCAGCTCTATCCCAGGCCTGTGGTGGAAGGCCGGGCATTCATTACAATGGCCTTGTGTTTACTTCAACTACATTGATTTTAAAAGgacataaaacaataatgaagGCCGCCATTACTGAACTTTGCTTTAAGAATGCCAGTTCCCTGGCTACATTTTGATCACATGTGaaccaaaaacattatttagtattttcaataaaattaggAAGCGTTACACCTCCTTCCTGTTTTTTAGTACTATACGAGGTTCTGTGAGAGAAATttatcttcacttcctgtcctgcctACAAAGTTTGCCCAGGCAGGAATTAGGGGAAATTTGCAATAGTCCACAGAGCAAAAGTAAAATCTGACAGAAGCCTTCTCATATTTTATcaaagaagtttttatttttgtctgtgttacTGTTATCTCTTCATTTACTATCTGACTAAACATTGTCACCATGACAGGAAACAAGGGTAAATCCTTCTAATGAAgctcaaatgtaaataaaaaatctggcCCAACCCTTCCCCAAAAGTTATAAAAACTTTTGGATTGGCATACCCTAAGTGCAGAGATTATACAGCAGGTTAGACACTTTTTGACTCATTTACAAAATACTTGTTGTGGGGCAGTGACCGAACCATTGTGGAGTCACACACAACCAGGCATCAAGTATTTTAGTAGGAGGCCACCTAAAGCATCACTACATTGTTCTCCCGGGGTCATTATTTACACCATTGCATGGAttctggtgtattttttttaagacttgGCTACATGGTTATGAGCACAAAGTGCTAGCCTGTAGCGCATAGCCAGCCACATAAAAGTCTTGGTGGCCACCATCAGGAAGTGAGCGCCGATCCCCTCCAGAGCACATAGGCAGCAGTAAAAACATGGCAGTTTTAGGAAGCATTGGGTTCCATGGCCTGCAGTAGGCAcattgtgtattgtgtgtgtggaATCTTAGAAGAATATTCTTCTCTGGCTATTAATGGAACCATTGGCAAGTAATGGAGTTACACCTTCCTGGCTAGGGTAATGACGATCACGATTGGAAGAAGCTGGCAAGGGAGCTTGTAGACATTGTATTGCTGCTTTACACTGCTCTCCTGCACATTCTTTCACCCAACATACCCTTTGCACTCTTTTCCTGCACATACATACCACGGTCATACCCCTGTACCCCCCTCCTGGACATTCTGCCAACTATCATACCCTGTGTACTTTTCACCTGCATATACTTCTCACTGGCATAGCACCTGGGCTTCTCTTATGAACATACCACCTACTGCCATACTCAATTCAATCTTCCTCTGCACATACAGCCCATTGTCATACCCTGTGtactcttctcctgcacatacctCCCACTTACGTACTCTCTGATTCCTCCCCTACAATGCTGCCTACTGTCATACCATGCACACTTTTCTCCTGCAAATACTCCCTACTTTCATACTCTCTGCACTCTCCTTCAATGCTACCAACTGTAAAACCCTGTACGCTCCTCTCATACTGCCCACGTTCATGCCCTCAGAACTCCTCCCCTACACATACCACTGTTATAATCTATGCACTCCTTTCCTGCACAAACAAACCATAGTAACACCCCTTACAATCTTGTTCAGCACATAGTGCCCACTGTCATGCCCTCTGCACTTCTCTGCACATAGTGCCAACTTTCATACCCTTCACAATTCTCTCCTGCACATTCTGCCCACTTTTATATGCTTTGCACACTGTTCTTGCACATATAGCCCACTGTCATACCCCCTTCACTTCtctactgcccactgtcataccttcTATACTTTTCTCCTGCATATACTTCCCACTGTCATACTCTCTGCAAATATAGagatcaaaaaataataaagcggaactaaaccgaaaacaaaaaatttcacttacctttaatctgcaggtccctcgatggtgctggtccttcttgcAATCTGGTCCCACGTCTGGAATTCCTCTGCCTTagtgccgggtgctgccatcttcattctttgCTTCGTTCTTCTTTCTCGTCTTCTTGGCATGTCCCCCGATTttacactgcgcaggtgcgagatcgggtgacgtagcctgctataaaggggaagaaaaagagagccgatctcactttGCTTGCGCGAGATTGGCATCtatttcccttaatagaaaaattgccccttctgcgcatgtacgagattagggcatgcacagaaagagcacccagagcctccaaggatgcgtgacgtaggtacccCGGGAAGGCTCTGTGCTCCGATTTAAGAAGGGGGAGTTGCTGCaggattatctacccttttatgtaaagtgaaaatgttgagtttaggtacactttattgcTAAATTTGCTCAAGGACAAAGTGACATGTTGTCAATCAGCAAATttgtgatacatttaaaaatgacacaataagtacaattttttttataaactttattgaacattttacaatttttattccaGTCATTTTGTATTATGTCAATGACTGACTTTTGTCACATGCTTGCATGAATACAGTGATTGGCTTTGAGAGGGTATGCAAACATTAACTGGAACAAGTACTGCAGAGAGTTTGCATTGTGCACACAATTTGGGTCACAATTTTTCATTGATACTATAGTTCCATATTCACATAGCTGAGTCTTAAGATAAGTTTCAGGCAATGAGATATACTGTAGTCAAAAAACTAGGTGGTTAGGttgaaagtttattatatttaggtttgcttcaattgcaaaaaaataccaaGATGGCCCCATGGTAAAAACTCCTAAAACAATGGGTAGCAGTCaaaattttacaaagaaatatcAAATTCCATTAATATAATTTACTATGTTGTCAACAGCAAGCTTCCCAGATTCAAATGAAAGATTCCCACTGTCAAAAAAGCTAAGAATTCCATGGAAGCCATCTTTCACATGGTACCAGGTGACTGGGATTCCATGATCTTCTAGACGTTTCTTATACAGTATTCCATCATCCCGCAACACATCAAACTCgcatgttaaaatgtatgtctttGGTTGCTGGCTAATCACAGAGTCTTCAGCCAGCAACGGCGAGAAATGAGgttcaaatgcttttttatggGCTTCGTAGACATCTTCAGAGTGGGAGGCCATGACTCTGGGCTTATATCCTCGGGCCTTAAATTCTTCTGGAATGTTTTCAGCACCTAACCACTTCctatatttcattttcagatcCACAGGGACATGGTCTCCATCCAGAACTTCTTCCATCATGGTTAGATCACCATCTACATAATGTAACATGTAGAACACTGCACGCTCCCGATACAGGATGGGCACTGCCCTGTTTTGTATGTAGGAAGGCAAGTGAAAGTCAACTGCTTGGACTGCTGGGTATATCAAAACTTGGGCAAGGGGCTTTGGAACATCATTCTGGTCTACAAGAGCTTGACAGACAGCAGCTGTAAGGTTTCCTCCTGCACTGTCTCCACTTATTATAACCGAGGAAGAATCAACACCATATTCCTGTGCATTCTTTAGGAAGTAAATGGTGGCATTGAGGCAGTCATCAAACGCTGCAGGATACCGGTGTTCAGGTGACAGGCGGTACCTACAAAATGAGATGCAACTAAAATCATTCTACTTACACATAAAAGTGTATTTCTTCTGTATTGTTCCGAAATCTTTTTTCAAAACTCTCTAGACTTACATTAAATCAAGTCTGGCATTCACTAAAAGTGATGATTAATTTTAGGGTGTTCATGGGTTAGCACAGCCTTTGTCACCCTTTTTTACCCCAGAAGAACCCCCCTAAAAtaccccaaaaaacacaaaatcatttgtaGAGCTTGCATATGTTATAAATACCAGTAAAttgtagacagaaaaaaaagcccATGACATACCTAAAGTATTTGATACCCACGTTGGATCATTTTAACACTGAAAGGctcatcattaaaaaataattttcagtaataTTCACAAAATCAGTGGCCAGTGAATTCCTAtatacattggtggccagtaaaaAGATATCAATCGTAAAGAAACAGGCACTGACCAAAATCTGTGCATACAGGGATGGGAGGATAAGTCTACCacagctcagggaacccctaccaatCTCCTGGGAACCCTAGATTTCCAtttaaccctggttgagaatggccaaGATAATGTAAGGTTTGACCAGCCCCTTTTAAAAGATACACACCAATCAATCAAGAAAGccttacatttaaatgttaagcTTAGTTAAACATAGATATGCAGCCATATACACTTTGTACCGACAACCTACATTTTATAGTCTTaccttatctttttttataatagtaaCTATAATGGTAGTTTAAACATGACCCAATGAACTGCATTATGTAACCGATTTGGTCAAACCAGCCCCGTCTTGCAAATGAGCACACTAGTGCTGAGGGTTGAGCAAAAAGCAATGCAGTGTGAGGGCTAAATTCAGTAGAATACTGAGCAAAAAAGGTGGTTTTACATATTTCTAGCAAATTTGAACATTTAGGGATACAGATTTTATTTAAGCTTTAACTCATTTAAAATAACCATTTCTTGGGTGTTCATGATTTGTTCAAATTCTCTCCCTAACGGTTTATAAACCTCTTAAACTCTTTTGAACACAAATAAAGTACCCCAGATTTCTTATAGAAGAGTGTTCTGCCTGATCGCAGATGCACACTTGATTATGCGATAAATCGATTATCGTGTTCactctaaaaaaagccagcatgaATGTTTGGGCTAAAGCACTACCACTGTGCATTTTAATGCATCAATCAAATTTATTTTGTTGCTTGGaagttacattctactcattctTTATCTATTACTAAATCCTAAAGGTCAACACATTAAACAATCTTTGGCATGTCAACAGCTGCTTACCCAACGGAGACAACCACTGATTGTGTACCCTTTGAGATATAGCGACACAGACCATCATAGGAATCTGAtgaaccaaaacaaaacaaaaaaaaagcatattagtCACAG of the Pyxicephalus adspersus chromosome 11, UCB_Pads_2.0, whole genome shotgun sequence genome contains:
- the LOC140340858 gene encoding arylacetamide deacetylase-like 4 → MGLGLAILAICFIVVIALCILLVVGIIYFEFSNSDIPPGVADPGKLRTIHCFYVGIAVVGRILQNLGLCSQLGFTRYIREKVMSKKLGDDPKLFIKNLQFDGIQVRVYQPKSPSAGGRKGIMFFHGGGWMFGSIDSYDGLCRYISKGTQSVVVSVGYRLSPEHRYPAAFDDCLNATIYFLKNAQEYGVDSSSVIISGDSAGGNLTAAVCQALVDQNDVPKPLAQVLIYPAVQAVDFHLPSYIQNRAVPILYRERAVFYMLHYVDGDLTMMEEVLDGDHVPVDLKMKYRKWLGAENIPEEFKARGYKPRVMASHSEDVYEAHKKAFEPHFSPLLAEDSVISQQPKTYILTCEFDVLRDDGILYKKRLEDHGIPVTWYHVKDGFHGILSFFDSGNLSFESGKLAVDNIVNYINGI